In one window of Rhizobium sp. ACO-34A DNA:
- a CDS encoding phenazine biosynthesis protein PhzF — protein sequence MARPYSIYDVFTNRKLAGNPLAVVFEADDLTDDAMQEIAAEMNLSETVFVMKASNGSHSARVRIFTPARELPFAGHPTVGTAIALAERAYVDASGNLDLVSVLEENVGPVRCAVRLREGEASFAEFDLPKTSMNYELALDRQGISDALSLKITDLGFENHVPSIWSAGVPFLLVPVHNLSAVERIDFDPQLWERTAPLCEGGLTSAYVYCRGGVHHGAKFHARMFSPDMGISEDPATGSAVAALSGAIRHFDALPDGHHPMMVEQGVEMGRPSYIHLHIDAKDGEISRARIGGQAVRFATGVLDI from the coding sequence TTGGCACGACCCTATTCAATCTACGACGTTTTCACCAACCGGAAGCTGGCAGGCAATCCGCTCGCCGTCGTCTTCGAAGCCGATGACCTGACCGATGACGCAATGCAGGAGATCGCGGCGGAAATGAACCTGTCGGAGACGGTATTCGTCATGAAGGCGTCGAACGGGTCGCACAGCGCTCGGGTGCGTATCTTCACGCCTGCGCGCGAATTGCCGTTTGCCGGCCATCCGACCGTGGGCACCGCGATCGCTCTCGCCGAACGCGCCTATGTAGACGCGAGCGGCAATCTCGATCTGGTCTCCGTGCTGGAAGAAAATGTCGGGCCGGTGCGCTGTGCGGTGCGGCTGAGGGAGGGGGAGGCGAGCTTTGCTGAGTTTGACCTGCCCAAGACCTCGATGAACTACGAACTGGCGCTGGACCGCCAGGGTATTTCCGACGCCCTTTCTCTGAAAATCACCGATCTCGGTTTCGAGAATCACGTTCCGTCGATCTGGAGCGCCGGCGTTCCGTTCCTTCTGGTGCCTGTGCACAATCTCAGCGCCGTCGAGCGGATCGATTTCGATCCACAGCTCTGGGAGAGGACGGCGCCGCTGTGCGAGGGCGGTCTGACCTCCGCCTATGTCTATTGTCGCGGGGGCGTGCACCATGGCGCGAAGTTCCACGCGCGGATGTTTTCTCCCGACATGGGGATTTCCGAGGATCCCGCGACGGGTTCGGCCGTTGCGGCACTTTCGGGCGCCATTCGTCACTTCGACGCGCTGCCGGACGGGCATCATCCGATGATGGTGGAGCAGGGCGTCGAGATGGGGCGGCCGTCCTACATTCACCTGCATATTGACGCCAAGGATGGCGAGATTTCCCGGGCTCGCATCGGCGGGCAAGCGGTACGTTTCGCAACTGGCGTTCTAGATATCTGA
- a CDS encoding DNA mismatch repair protein MutT, which translates to MNDLTFRDQTGLPDDGRVFPVKDISLRVLEGEHPFHRVEREAAEENWEREVAANPALFNGDLVFQNRLTFREGVLEGEAFVVPYSTFMWWRRQPQGQGGYHTFCFPVIISSDNALIAVKMGAHTANAGQVYFAAGSLDRSDIVDGRCDLTGNMRREVREETGLDLDEATPEGGFFGSYRNRRLTILQRYRFDRPAEELLERIAAHMLVDEEKEIAGAVAIRSPDPGAHPYNAAMPPVLEWFFTGKS; encoded by the coding sequence ATGAACGATCTTACCTTTCGCGACCAGACGGGATTGCCGGATGACGGCCGTGTCTTTCCGGTGAAGGACATCAGTCTCCGGGTCCTCGAAGGCGAGCATCCGTTCCACCGGGTCGAGAGGGAGGCAGCGGAAGAAAACTGGGAGCGGGAGGTTGCCGCCAATCCGGCGCTGTTCAATGGCGACCTCGTCTTTCAGAACCGGCTGACCTTTCGCGAAGGTGTCCTGGAGGGTGAGGCCTTCGTGGTTCCATACTCCACTTTCATGTGGTGGCGTCGCCAGCCGCAGGGGCAGGGCGGATACCACACCTTCTGCTTTCCGGTCATCATTTCCTCCGACAATGCCCTGATTGCCGTGAAGATGGGCGCGCATACCGCCAATGCCGGGCAGGTTTATTTCGCCGCGGGCTCGCTCGACCGGAGCGATATCGTTGACGGGCGATGCGATCTCACCGGCAATATGCGGCGCGAGGTGCGGGAGGAGACGGGTCTGGATCTCGATGAGGCCACGCCCGAGGGAGGGTTCTTCGGGAGCTATCGCAACCGGCGGCTTACCATCCTTCAGCGCTATCGGTTCGACAGGCCGGCGGAGGAACTGCTCGAACGCATTGCGGCGCACATGCTGGTGGACGAGGAAAAGGAGATTGCCGGAGCGGTTGCGATCCGCTCGCCGGATCCGGGCGCTCATCCCTATAACGCGGCCATGCCTCCGGTGCTGGAGTGGTTCTTCACCGGGAAGAGTTAG
- a CDS encoding endonuclease: MALRLSTFNIENLITRFDFTGFRNQLRQDRVLKLFEMRNEQDYQRLEAARVVASTDDTRQLSALAIADADADILCLQEVDNMAALQNFEYGYLFRMMGAGYRHKYLVEGNDSRGIDVGVMMREQTRDGETISVSDIKSHAALTYADLGLFTPALANYAKPDDRIFKRDCLELDLVVGGRPFTLYVVHFKSMTNGRDGMDGRTSTMPVREAETKAVRHIIEQRFGKGQTADKNFAICGDMNDYQERVDVIGDRRTGYRFEYRDTRPSALDVFSADGFAENVMLRREPLDRWTLYHARGPAEQHLCQLDYIWLSPALAAANPGRSPDIIRAGQPFRTVFPPGQDVERYPRIGWDRPKASDHCPIVISLDIP; encoded by the coding sequence ATGGCGCTTAGACTTTCCACCTTCAACATCGAGAACCTGATTACCCGGTTCGATTTCACCGGTTTCCGCAACCAGTTGCGACAGGATCGCGTGCTGAAGCTGTTCGAGATGCGCAACGAGCAGGATTATCAGCGGCTCGAGGCGGCGCGCGTGGTGGCTTCGACCGACGACACCCGCCAGCTCTCGGCGCTGGCGATTGCCGATGCTGACGCCGACATTCTCTGCCTGCAGGAGGTCGACAACATGGCCGCCCTGCAGAACTTCGAATATGGCTATCTCTTTCGCATGATGGGCGCCGGTTACCGGCACAAATATCTGGTGGAGGGCAATGACAGCCGCGGCATTGATGTCGGCGTGATGATGCGAGAGCAGACCCGCGACGGCGAGACGATTTCCGTTTCCGACATCAAGAGCCATGCGGCCCTGACCTATGCCGATCTCGGGCTTTTTACGCCGGCGCTGGCAAACTACGCCAAGCCCGATGATCGTATCTTCAAGCGCGACTGCCTTGAGCTGGATCTCGTGGTCGGAGGACGGCCCTTCACGCTGTATGTCGTTCATTTCAAGTCGATGACCAACGGTCGTGATGGCATGGACGGGCGTACATCAACGATGCCGGTTCGCGAGGCGGAGACCAAGGCTGTGCGCCACATCATCGAGCAGCGTTTCGGTAAGGGGCAGACGGCGGACAAGAATTTCGCCATATGCGGTGACATGAACGATTATCAGGAGCGGGTGGACGTGATCGGCGACCGGCGGACCGGTTATCGGTTCGAATATCGCGACACGAGGCCGAGCGCGCTCGACGTTTTTTCCGCCGACGGCTTTGCTGAAAATGTCATGCTGCGGCGCGAGCCGCTTGATCGCTGGACGCTTTACCACGCACGCGGGCCGGCAGAACAGCATCTGTGCCAACTCGACTATATCTGGCTCTCGCCGGCACTGGCCGCAGCCAATCCTGGCAGGAGCCCCGATATCATCCGTGCCGGCCAGCCGTTTCGCACGGTGTTTCCACCGGGGCAGGATGTCGAACGTTATCCCCGCATTGGCTGGGACCGGCCGAAAGCCTCCGATCATTGCCCCATCGTCATTTCGCTGGATATTCCATGA
- a CDS encoding 2OG-Fe(II) oxygenase: MADFPIFDLGAFERATPEEKKRLGETVDEICRKTGFLAIAEHSVPKDVIEGVWQSARTFFDLSPEEKNAARAPFPGYPYGYLGPGTEALAKSKNVDTPPDLKESFNGGPLAVPAGMTDSEALSFCYAQTIWPAGPEGFADAWKAYYRAMEDLARRIMRVFAVALKLPEDFFEDFIDQPISALRALNYPAQTVAPQPGQLRAGAHTDYGSLTILLPEPGSRGLEILSPEGDWVSVPPVPGAFVINIGDLMSLWTNDLWVSTLHRVVNPPPEEGGLDRRQSLAFFHQPNWFAEIRCLDTCLSPGDEPRYQPVLSGPYLMGKFKATVTAKAS; encoded by the coding sequence ATGGCGGATTTCCCGATATTCGATCTTGGCGCATTCGAGCGCGCAACGCCGGAGGAGAAGAAGCGCCTTGGCGAAACGGTGGACGAGATCTGCCGCAAGACCGGATTTCTGGCAATCGCGGAGCACAGCGTTCCGAAGGACGTGATCGAAGGCGTCTGGCAGTCGGCAAGAACCTTCTTCGACCTGTCGCCGGAAGAAAAGAACGCGGCACGCGCGCCCTTTCCGGGTTATCCCTATGGCTATCTCGGCCCCGGCACCGAGGCGCTGGCGAAATCGAAAAACGTCGATACGCCGCCGGACCTGAAGGAAAGCTTCAACGGTGGTCCGCTTGCCGTTCCGGCAGGCATGACCGACAGCGAGGCCCTGTCCTTCTGCTATGCGCAAACCATCTGGCCCGCGGGACCGGAAGGGTTCGCGGATGCGTGGAAGGCCTATTACCGGGCCATGGAGGATCTGGCGCGGCGCATCATGCGGGTCTTCGCGGTTGCCCTGAAACTGCCGGAGGATTTCTTCGAGGACTTCATCGATCAGCCGATCAGCGCCTTGCGGGCGCTGAACTATCCCGCCCAGACGGTCGCTCCCCAGCCGGGACAGCTCAGGGCCGGTGCGCATACGGATTACGGATCGCTGACCATCCTGCTTCCGGAACCCGGTTCCCGCGGGCTGGAGATTCTTTCGCCGGAGGGAGACTGGGTCTCCGTGCCGCCGGTGCCCGGCGCCTTCGTCATCAATATCGGCGACCTGATGTCGCTATGGACCAACGATCTCTGGGTCTCGACGCTGCATCGGGTGGTCAATCCGCCGCCGGAGGAGGGTGGACTGGATCGGAGGCAGTCGCTCGCATTCTTCCATCAGCCGAACTGGTTTGCCGAGATCCGCTGCCTCGATACCTGCCTTTCGCCGGGAGACGAGCCGCGTTACCAGCCAGTGCTTTCAGGACCTTACCTGATGGGCAAGTTCAAGGCGACGGTGACTGCGAAGGCAAGCTGA
- a CDS encoding ABC transporter ATP-binding protein, with the protein MAKLTLHKLCKDYGTGKPAVNDVSLEIRDGGFLALLGPSGCGKTTVLRMIAGFEAPSDGSILLGDRVLSDASGAVPPERRNMAMVFQSYALWPHMTVAANVGYPLKVRGISGERYREKVGEALKAVRLEQYAERRPADLSGGQRQRVALARSLVTDPDVVLLDEPLANLDRHLRQEMEETFREFHVRSGATMVYVTHDQAEAMALATDVAVMSEGRLLQVAPPAEIYARPEGRLVGSLIGQGAILSLPLAGEDPRALDWSMLAGAFEREADSRPVAEVLVRPQDVIVGGEGVAATVAGVLYEGERYALRLTLVDGQSLRAYSRQPARVGEVLRVTLQAGWRL; encoded by the coding sequence TTGGCGAAACTGACACTGCACAAGCTCTGCAAGGATTACGGCACCGGCAAGCCCGCCGTGAACGACGTATCGCTGGAAATTCGCGATGGCGGTTTTCTGGCGCTGCTCGGGCCATCCGGCTGTGGCAAGACGACGGTCTTGAGGATGATCGCCGGTTTCGAAGCGCCGAGCGACGGCTCAATCCTTCTCGGAGACCGGGTGCTCTCAGATGCGTCCGGGGCGGTGCCGCCGGAGCGGCGCAACATGGCGATGGTGTTCCAGTCCTATGCGCTCTGGCCGCACATGACGGTCGCGGCCAATGTCGGCTATCCGCTTAAGGTGCGTGGCATTTCCGGCGAGCGCTACCGCGAGAAGGTCGGCGAGGCGTTGAAGGCGGTTCGGCTGGAGCAATATGCCGAGCGCCGGCCGGCCGATCTCTCCGGCGGGCAACGGCAGCGGGTGGCGCTGGCGCGCAGTCTGGTGACGGATCCGGATGTGGTGCTGCTCGACGAGCCGCTCGCCAATCTCGACCGTCATCTGCGTCAGGAGATGGAAGAGACCTTCCGGGAATTTCACGTGCGTTCCGGCGCGACCATGGTCTATGTCACCCACGATCAGGCCGAGGCGATGGCGCTGGCGACCGATGTCGCGGTCATGTCCGAAGGCAGGCTGCTGCAGGTGGCACCGCCGGCCGAGATCTATGCGCGTCCCGAGGGACGGCTGGTGGGGTCGCTGATCGGGCAGGGTGCAATTCTCAGCCTGCCGCTTGCCGGCGAGGATCCGCGGGCGCTCGACTGGTCGATGCTGGCGGGCGCCTTCGAGCGAGAGGCCGATTCGCGCCCGGTCGCGGAGGTGCTGGTGCGTCCGCAGGACGTCATCGTCGGCGGAGAAGGCGTGGCCGCAACGGTTGCCGGTGTCCTCTATGAGGGCGAACGTTATGCGCTGCGGCTGACCCTCGTGGACGGCCAGTCCCTGCGGGCCTACAGCCGCCAGCCGGCCCGGGTCGGCGAGGTGTTGCGTGTGACGCTACAGGCGGGGTGGCGTCTTTGA